The following are encoded in a window of Megalobrama amblycephala isolate DHTTF-2021 linkage group LG19, ASM1881202v1, whole genome shotgun sequence genomic DNA:
- the nip7 gene encoding 60S ribosome subunit biogenesis protein NIP7 homolog — protein MRPLTDEETKTMFEKLSKYIGENIKLLIDRPDGTYCFRLHNDRVYYMSEKILKLATNISRDKLVSVGTCFGKFTKTLKFRLHITALDFLAPYAKFKVWVKPGSEQSFLYGNHVMKSGLGRITENTSQYQGVVVYSMSDVPLGFGVAAKTTQECRKVDPMSIVVFHQADIGEYIRSEDTLT, from the exons ATGCGTCCTTTAACAGACGAAGAGACAAAAACAATGTTTGAGAAACTCTCTAAATA CATTGGGGAGAACATCAAACTTCTTATTGATCGGCCTGATGGGACTTACTGTTTCAGACTTCATAATGATCGAGTATATTATATGAG TGAAAAAATCCTGAAGTTGGCTACCAATATCTCCCGAGATAAACTGGTTTCAGTTGGCACGTGTTTTGGAAAGTTCACGAAGACACTGAAGTTTCGTCTGCACATTACAGCTCTGGATTTCCTCGCACCATATGCTAAG TTTAAGGTGTGGGTGAAGCCTGGATCAGAGCAGTCTTTCCTGTATGGAAACCACGTCATGAAATCCGGCCTGGGGAGAATCACAGAAAACACATCGCAGTACCAAGGAGTGGTGGTGTATTCAATGTCCGATGTACCGCTG GGCTTTGGAGTCGCAGCGAAGACCACACAGGAGTGTCGGAAGGTCGACCCCATGTCCATTGTGGTTTTCCATCAGGCTGATATTGGGGAGTACATCAGAAGTGAAGACACGCTGACATAA
- the zdhhc7 gene encoding palmitoyltransferase ZDHHC7: MQSSGHRLRDVEQHQPLLSGGEEEVAAGRVWFIQDSCGMVCAFMTWFLVMYAEFVVNFVMLLPSKSFWYSLINGVAFNFLAVLALTSHLRTMLTDPGAVPKGNATKEYMESLQLKPGEVIYKCPKCCSIKPERAHHCSICKRCIRKMDHHCPWVNNCVGENNQRFFVLFTMYIASISLHALCLSGFHFFTCVKVQWNECSDFSPPVAVLLLIFLCLEALLFLTFTAVMFGTQIHSICNDETEIERLKNEKPTWERRVRWEGMKAVFGGPPSLLWFNPFAGLRLQRLLMVRARKGGAEFSV; this comes from the exons ATGCAGTCTTCAGGACACCGGTTGAGGGATGTGGAGCAGCACCAGCCCCTGCTCAgcggaggggaggaggaggtggCTGCCGGCCGCGTCTGGTTCATCCAGGACAGCTGCGGGATGGTGTGCGCCTTCATGACCTGGTTTCTGGTTATGTACGCAGAATTTGTGGTGAACTTTGTCATGTTGCTCCCCTCCAAAAGCTTCTGGTACTCTCTCATTAACGGCGTGGCATTTAACTTCCTGGCTGTGTTGGCGCTGACGTCGCACCTGCGAACCATGCTGACAGATCCG GGAGCTGTTCCCAAAGGTAACGCCACTAAAGAATACATGGAGAGTCTGCAGCTGAAGCCAGGAGAGGTCATCTACAAGtgtccaaaatgctgcagcaTTAAACCAGAGAGAGCACACCACTGCAG TATCTGTAAGAGATGCATCAGGAAGATGGATCACCACTGTCCTTGGGTCAACAACTGTGTGGGCGAGAACAATCAGCGATTCTTTGTCCTCTTCACT ATGTACATAGCCTCCATTTCATTGCATGCACTGTGTCTCAGCGGTTTCCATTTCTTCACCTGTGTCAAAGTCCAGTGGAATG AGTGTAGTGATTTCTCCCCACCTGTGGCAGTCTTGCTGCTGATTTTCCTGTGTCTGGAAGCGCTGCTGTTTCTCACCTTCACTGCTGTCATGTTCGGCACTCAGATTCACTCCATCTGTAATGATGAGACG GAAATCGAGCGGTTGAAGAACGAAAAGCCCACATGGGAGCGGCGGGTGCGATGGGAGGGGATGAAGGCTGTTTTCGGTGGCCCACCCTCTCTGCTTTGGTTCAACCCTTTTGCTGGACTCCGGCTTCAGCGCCTGCTGATGGTTCGTGCCCGGAAGGGCGGGGCCGAGTTCTCAGTTTGA
- the cog8 gene encoding conserved oligomeric Golgi complex subunit 8 produces the protein MATVDVEDESILASIFKDSFPENWRENPDFAAYLSQLCSCGVDELNREPERLSEERAQILQQTRELAFTNYKTFIRTADCTQHIYTDFSTVENCLSKLLHKLPSFTERCRGFIKEAEEISVSRRMNSLTLNRHTEILEILEIPQLMDTCVRNGYYEEALELAAYVKRLEKKHSSLPVIQGIVHEVRLSAQLMLNQLLQQLRSNSQLPVCLRVIGYLRRMDVFTEAELRVKFLQARGSWLRSILTAIPDEDPYFHITKTIETCRVHLFDIITQYRAIFSDEDPLLPPGGQALNESAIFHGWVVQQAAQFLETLDRDLQRGVGSRLDSLLGQCMYFGLSFSRVGADFRGQLAPIFQQVAMDTFRKAVQEAVDKFQEDMNLYTLISFPSILGSTIPPAVPSTQPGTLQPPMALLDFPPLACFLNNVLTAFNDLRLCCPIGLAQEVSRCVEEALIKVTKLILVFHRAEESAFSSRERELFVQFCSAFAEDMVPFLNRCLQVLFPPAQLALVLGVPPTQVYKYGSLGCINVNMVLEPLEFVLPQKEPVTPVLDLCPDLSSLTTAESDPSTSVNPLTPQEEKPVFSEQEKPVSALDPHLSQKENISAEAVTTQQNDETPEPEITFDVQDLPDDLSATVIHVEETLSK, from the exons ATGGCTACCGTAGACGTGGAGGATGAGAGTATCCTGGCCTCGATATTTAAAGACAGCTTTCCTGAGAACTGGAGAGAGAATCCGGACTTCGCGGCGTATCTGTCGCAGTTGTGCTCGTGCGGTGTGGATGAGTTAAACCGGGAGCCGGAGCGTCTGTCGGAAGAGCGGGCTCAGATCCTGCAGCAGACCCGTGAGCTGGCCTTCACCAACTACAAGACGTTCATCAGGACCGCGGACTGCACACAACACATCTACACTGACTTCAGCACAGTGGAGAACTGTCTCTCTAAACTCTTGCACAAACTGCCCAGCTTTACTGAGAGATGCAG AGGTTTTATTAAGGAGGCTGAGGAGATCAGCGTCAGCAGGCGTATGAACAGCCTTACACTGAATCGACACACAGAGATCTTGGAGATTCTGGAGATCCCTCAGCTGATGGACACCTGCGTTCGGAACGGATACTACGAGGAGGCGCTGGAGTTGGCCGCTTATGTCAAGAGACTGGAGAAAAAACATTCATCACTTCCTGTCATTCAG GGAATTGTGCATGAGGTTCGATTGTCAGCTCAACTCATGCTGAACCAACTTCTTCAGCAGCTGCGTAGCAATTCACAGCTCCCGGTTTGCCTGCGTGTGATTGGATACTTGCGCAGAATGGATGTTTTTACCGAAGCCGAGCTGCGCGTCAAATTCCTGCAAGCTCGTGGGAGTTGGCTGCGATCCATTCTCACCGCAATCCCAGATGAAGATCCATACTTCCACATTACAAAGACCATCGAAACCTGCCGCGTACATCTCTTCGATATTATCACCCAGTATCGTGCCATCTTCTCAGACGAGGATCCGTTGCTGCCACCCGGAGGTCAGGCTTTGAACGAGAGCGCCATTTTTCATGGCTGGGTGGTGCAGCAGGCGGCACAGTTTTTGGAGACCCTCGATCGGGACCTCCAGCGTGGGGTGGGAAGCCGCTTGGATTCTCTGCTTGGCCAGTGCATGTACTTCGGCCTTTCCTTTAGCCGGGTCGGGGCGGATTTCCGTGGACAACTCGCTCCCATATTTCAGCAGGTTGCCATGGACACGTTCCGGAAAGCTGTCCAGGAAGCGGTGGACAAGTTCCAAGAAGATATGAACTTGTACACGCTGATTTCTTTCCCATCGATACTTGGAAGCACCATTCCGCCAGCGGTCCCGAGCACCCAGCCGGGCACACTGCAGCCCCCCATGGCCCTGCTGGATTTCCCACCTCTAGCCTGCTTCCTCAATAATGTCCTGACAGCCTTCAATGACTTAAGACTGTGCTGCCCTATTGGACTTGCACAGGAAGTTAGCAGATGCGTTGAGGAAGCCCTTATCAAG GTGACCAAGCTGATCCTGGTTTTCCATCGAGCTGAGGAATCTGCCTTCAGTAGCCGTGAACGGGAGTTATTCGTTCAGTTCTGCAGTGCATTTGCTGAGGACATGGTGCCTTTCTTGAACCGATGTCTACAAGTTCTCTTTCCTCCAGCCCAGCTTGCACTTGTACTAG GTGTCCCTCCAACCCAGGTTTATAAGTATGGCAGTCTAGGCTGCATAAATGTGAATATGGTTCTGGAGCCGCTGGAGTTTGTACTGCCCCAGAAGGAGCCTGTAACCCCTGTCCTGGATCTCTGCCCTGATCTGAGCAGCCTGACGACAGCTGAATCAGATCCCTCAACTTCAGTCAATCCATTAACTCCTCAAGAAGAAAAGCCTGTCTTTTCTGAACAAGAAAAGCCTGTGTCAGCATTGGATCCTCATCTTTCTCAAAAAGAGAACATTTCTGCTGAAGCAGTCACTACACAGCAAAACGACGAAACCCCCGAACCTGAAATCACCTTTGATGTACAGGACTTACCAGATGATTTGTCCGCAACAGTTATTCATGTTGAGGAGACGTTGTCGAAATAA